Proteins found in one Paenibacillus borealis genomic segment:
- a CDS encoding RNA polymerase sigma factor gives MNVSRLVRQAQRGNKEALLQLILAEQDAYYRLAYSYMGNEHDAMDVMEDMIVTLYEKLEQLNKREAFYSWSKTILVNRCKTVLRKQERYLPLDDEDDREPPLAAWTADNPYSTTESELDMSMLLAHLNPRQREAIELRYVHDLPYQTIAEMTDSPVGTIKSRISQGIQKLKAMIGGDRYENDRGEITGASADHDPVRT, from the coding sequence ATGAATGTAAGCCGTCTTGTGAGACAAGCCCAGCGGGGTAACAAGGAAGCCTTATTACAATTAATTTTAGCTGAACAGGACGCTTATTACCGGCTTGCCTACAGCTATATGGGCAATGAGCACGATGCCATGGATGTCATGGAGGATATGATTGTTACGCTTTACGAGAAGCTGGAGCAATTGAACAAAAGGGAGGCCTTCTACAGCTGGAGCAAAACGATACTTGTGAACCGCTGCAAGACCGTCCTCCGCAAACAGGAGCGTTATCTTCCTCTGGACGACGAAGACGACCGGGAGCCTCCACTTGCCGCATGGACTGCAGACAACCCTTATAGTACTACGGAGTCTGAGCTGGACATGTCGATGCTGCTTGCTCACCTGAACCCGCGGCAGCGGGAAGCGATTGAACTCCGCTATGTTCACGATCTTCCCTATCAGACGATTGCCGAGATGACCGATTCACCGGTCGGGACGATCAAATCAAGGATTTCGCAAGGGATACAGAAGCTGAAAGCTATGATTGGAGGTGACCGTTATGAGAACGATCGAGGAGAGATTACAGGAGCATCAGCAGATCATGACCCCGTCAGAACTTGA
- a CDS encoding DUF4179 domain-containing protein gives MRTIEERLQEHQQIMTPSELEGRLRTALERVPVKTRTRSRVRTWVASAAAAFILTVGIYQYPAFAYYGGKLFSKSELDTMAFSELAGHGYGQSVNKSKTLDDGTVITINGVIADDNALTMYYSIDPASGSVYTGDFPDGNYSLRYGVDKLEGFLTDSDPLGGSGGSKDGTRFEGVYKFEPASPFSRTLTVTFSEWLENGTVAHYPVSFKFEANKAMKSLLTADISQAVPVDQGTVHYDSITASPTSTIVKGHYELEDGETPRFSAVTKLYVNGIEVNYWSMRSARSGKTGLSEFEIEYDVLPTDKLQSVELVLDNFTGYQQIEQPVSLASPSDRSIQLGAEKLWIRSVTRTGSGYDIVIAGKQFTFLDTETLAVQAGGTTVPVASISQSRPWDLKNGNILWERTYSFNTEEAPQFLLLDGFHYIKTYDKTITVPIDGKKH, from the coding sequence ATGAGAACGATCGAGGAGAGATTACAGGAGCATCAGCAGATCATGACCCCGTCAGAACTTGAGGGCAGACTTCGAACAGCGCTTGAGCGTGTTCCTGTGAAGACAAGAACCCGGAGTAGAGTGAGAACCTGGGTTGCCTCAGCAGCGGCAGCATTTATTCTGACGGTGGGCATCTATCAATATCCTGCATTTGCTTATTACGGCGGGAAGCTGTTTAGTAAAAGCGAGCTGGATACCATGGCCTTTTCTGAATTGGCGGGCCACGGATACGGTCAAAGCGTCAATAAAAGCAAAACGTTAGATGACGGAACGGTTATTACCATTAACGGGGTAATTGCGGACGACAACGCCCTGACGATGTATTACAGCATTGATCCGGCTTCAGGCAGTGTATATACTGGCGACTTCCCTGACGGCAACTATTCACTCCGTTACGGAGTAGATAAACTGGAAGGGTTCCTGACGGATTCAGATCCCCTGGGGGGGAGCGGCGGCAGCAAAGACGGTACCCGTTTCGAGGGAGTATACAAATTTGAGCCGGCCAGCCCCTTCTCCAGAACATTGACCGTTACATTCAGCGAGTGGCTGGAGAATGGGACAGTGGCACACTATCCTGTCTCCTTCAAATTTGAAGCGAACAAAGCCATGAAAAGCCTGCTCACAGCGGATATTTCCCAAGCTGTTCCGGTGGATCAGGGAACTGTCCACTATGACTCTATTACAGCTTCACCAACATCAACCATTGTAAAGGGACATTATGAACTGGAAGACGGGGAAACTCCGAGATTCTCGGCTGTAACCAAGCTCTATGTGAATGGGATTGAAGTAAATTACTGGTCCATGCGGTCGGCCCGTTCCGGCAAAACGGGACTCTCGGAATTTGAAATCGAATACGATGTACTCCCGACAGACAAGCTGCAAAGTGTTGAACTGGTACTCGATAATTTCACCGGATATCAGCAAATAGAACAGCCTGTCTCCCTGGCTTCACCGTCTGACCGCTCTATTCAGCTTGGCGCGGAGAAGCTCTGGATTCGAAGCGTCACCCGGACCGGTTCCGGTTATGATATCGTGATCGCCGGAAAGCAGTTCACCTTCCTCGACACGGAGACTTTAGCTGTTCAAGCCGGAGGAACCACAGTTCCCGTTGCTTCTATATCCCAGTCCCGTCCGTGGGACTTGAAGAACGGCAACATCCTCTGGGAGCGGACCTATTCGTTCAATACGGAGGAGGCGCCGCAGTTCCTGCTGCTGGATGGATTCCATTATATTAAGACATATGACAAGACCATTACAGTTCCTATAGATGGCAAGAAACATTAG
- a CDS encoding carbohydrate ABC transporter permease: MQLITNSKGKNKTDILFDAVVYLVCLLIFLSIVYPLYFVIIASVSDSTLVSTGQVTIFPKNISFFGYSEIFKDSRIWTGYSNTLLYTVLGTAVNLLFTLPAAYVLSRQEFRARRFLMLTFVITLFFNGGLIPTYLLMKDMHMTNTMWVFIFPFCVNVYNLIIARSFFENSIPKELFEAASMDGCTHFKFFLKVALPLSKAVVSVIGLYYLVAHWNDFFTGLIYIRSNNLQPLQIVLRDILLSNQVFSQGAGAGGSAGGYAQQYADQVKYGVIIVSTLPILIVYPFIQKYFDKGVMIGSVKG; encoded by the coding sequence ATGCAGCTAATCACTAACAGTAAAGGTAAAAATAAAACCGACATCCTCTTCGATGCCGTGGTCTATCTGGTGTGCCTGCTCATCTTTTTGAGCATTGTATACCCGCTGTATTTCGTTATTATCGCCTCTGTCAGTGATTCCACGCTGGTGTCGACGGGCCAGGTAACGATTTTTCCCAAGAATATCAGCTTCTTCGGCTATAGTGAAATCTTCAAGGATTCGCGGATCTGGACAGGGTATAGCAACACGCTGCTCTATACGGTGCTCGGGACGGCCGTGAACCTACTGTTCACCTTGCCTGCGGCGTATGTGCTGTCCAGACAGGAGTTCCGGGCCCGGCGGTTTCTGATGCTGACCTTTGTAATCACACTGTTCTTCAACGGCGGACTGATTCCAACCTACCTGCTGATGAAGGATATGCACATGACGAATACGATGTGGGTGTTTATTTTCCCGTTCTGCGTGAATGTCTATAATCTGATTATCGCCCGCTCGTTCTTCGAGAATTCGATCCCCAAAGAGCTGTTTGAGGCGGCTTCGATGGACGGGTGTACGCATTTCAAATTCTTCCTGAAGGTCGCCCTGCCGCTCTCCAAAGCGGTGGTGTCTGTAATCGGGCTGTATTATCTCGTTGCCCACTGGAATGACTTCTTCACCGGACTGATCTATATCCGCAGCAATAACCTGCAGCCGCTGCAGATTGTGCTGAGAGATATTCTGCTGTCCAACCAGGTATTCTCGCAAGGTGCGGGAGCGGGCGGTTCAGCCGGAGGTTATGCCCAGCAGTATGCGGATCAGGTGAAGTATGGAGTCATCATCGTGTCTACCCTGCCGATTCTGATTGTGTACCCGTTCATCCAGAAGTACTTCGATAAAGGGGTCATGATCGGCTCAGTCAAAGGTTAA
- a CDS encoding extracellular solute-binding protein: MKKFLTGMLALVLGAAALSGCSGGNNTNTNTDAAGGGDTGKKVKLTAIMTKHPLTQEFSKMQWLQEAEERAGVEIEWQEVTADWDQKKGTLLASGDIPDLIVGVNSITDADFSQFPGLFEDMSGLIKDYGPNVQAMFDAKPETKVIATQLDGKIYGLPKYQRFWPETTTRQFINQKWLDNLGLQMPTNWDELFDVLKAFKDEDANGNGDKNDEIPMDFAPTGTVAFGAFMPTVLMGSEGITLTDNSGLGYFVEDGKVKNFFTDERYKTLVAFLNKCFSAGLINPEVFTQDYTKYQSVARGNGDTAAVGFTWGWEVTDRVGNALAPQYTSMSPLKVSADSTSKISWSYDYNSLNYGVNAIQMSAKSKHKEAAMKFINELYDPTVSMQVLFGSLGTNIGDNGDGSYSILPPADPAMDPGTWKWTSSWADNGAMYIADSLKLTLGTDMQSVGSQTEPLKAALDGINKDTDVLPSMFIKYSAADNNTMSLNNTGMMSLALSKWSQWITKGGIDSEWDDYVKNIGKTGVDKNIEIIQKYYDDYKKNQ; this comes from the coding sequence ATGAAGAAGTTTCTAACGGGTATGCTCGCGCTTGTGCTCGGTGCGGCGGCGTTATCGGGATGCTCCGGCGGCAACAATACAAATACAAATACAGATGCTGCCGGTGGCGGAGATACGGGCAAGAAGGTGAAGCTTACAGCAATTATGACCAAACATCCGCTGACCCAGGAATTCTCCAAAATGCAATGGCTGCAGGAGGCTGAGGAACGCGCCGGCGTTGAAATTGAGTGGCAGGAGGTCACGGCGGACTGGGATCAGAAAAAAGGTACACTGCTCGCCAGCGGCGATATTCCTGACCTGATTGTGGGTGTGAATTCCATTACGGATGCTGACTTCTCGCAGTTCCCGGGCCTCTTCGAGGATATGAGCGGACTGATCAAGGATTACGGCCCTAACGTGCAGGCGATGTTCGATGCCAAACCGGAGACCAAAGTGATTGCCACACAGCTGGACGGCAAAATCTATGGCCTGCCTAAATACCAGAGATTCTGGCCGGAAACAACGACACGCCAGTTCATCAACCAGAAGTGGCTGGACAATCTCGGCCTGCAGATGCCGACGAACTGGGATGAGCTGTTCGATGTGCTGAAAGCATTCAAGGATGAAGATGCCAACGGAAATGGCGATAAGAATGACGAAATTCCGATGGATTTTGCGCCTACAGGAACTGTGGCGTTCGGAGCCTTTATGCCGACCGTGCTGATGGGAAGCGAAGGGATTACACTGACGGATAACAGCGGACTGGGTTATTTCGTCGAAGACGGCAAGGTGAAGAACTTCTTCACGGATGAGCGCTACAAAACGCTGGTCGCGTTCCTGAACAAATGCTTCAGTGCCGGACTGATCAATCCTGAAGTGTTCACCCAGGATTATACCAAATACCAGTCCGTTGCCCGCGGCAACGGTGACACAGCAGCCGTCGGCTTCACCTGGGGCTGGGAGGTAACAGACAGAGTCGGCAACGCGCTGGCTCCGCAGTATACCTCGATGTCCCCGCTCAAGGTCTCTGCTGATTCCACCAGCAAGATCTCCTGGAGCTATGATTACAACTCCCTGAACTATGGGGTCAATGCGATACAAATGTCCGCCAAATCCAAGCATAAAGAAGCGGCCATGAAGTTCATCAATGAATTATATGATCCTACCGTAAGTATGCAGGTGCTGTTCGGCTCCCTCGGCACGAATATCGGTGACAACGGAGACGGCAGCTACAGTATTCTTCCTCCTGCGGATCCCGCGATGGACCCTGGGACCTGGAAGTGGACCTCCTCCTGGGCGGATAACGGCGCCATGTATATTGCCGATTCCCTTAAGCTGACGCTGGGTACGGATATGCAGTCTGTCGGCAGCCAGACCGAGCCGCTCAAAGCGGCGCTGGACGGAATCAACAAGGATACGGATGTGCTGCCGAGCATGTTCATCAAGTATAGTGCGGCGGATAACAACACCATGAGCTTGAATAACACCGGCATGATGTCTCTCGCCCTGTCGAAATGGTCGCAATGGATTACCAAGGGCGGCATTGATTCCGAGTGGGACGACTATGTGAAGAATATCGGGAAGACCGGGGTAGACAAGAATATTGAGATCATCCAGAAGTATTATGACGATTACAAAAAGAATCAATAA
- a CDS encoding glycoside hydrolase family 43 protein, whose product MSTNREYSNPLVEQRADPWVYKHTDGYYYFTASVPEYDRIEVRRAATIEGLREATPVVVWRKYETGPLSANIWAPELHYIDGKWYIYFAAARTTETKEGLFDHRMFVLENESANPLEGEWVEKGQMKTAWESFALDATSFEHKGVRYYVWAQKDPEIEGNSNLYISAMANGWTLTGPQTMIATPEYPWEIIGFRVNEGAAVLKRSGKIFMSFSASATDYNYCMGLLTADEDSDLLDAASWIKHPEPVFKTSEENGQYGPGHNSFTVDENGEDVLIYHARNYKEITGDPLYDPNRHTRAQRLHWNEDGTPDFGVPVKDGGK is encoded by the coding sequence ATGAGTACAAATAGAGAGTACAGCAATCCGCTTGTGGAGCAGCGCGCAGATCCCTGGGTGTACAAACATACAGACGGCTATTACTATTTCACGGCTTCCGTACCGGAATATGACCGGATTGAAGTGCGCAGAGCCGCAACAATTGAAGGGCTAAGAGAGGCTACGCCAGTTGTAGTCTGGCGCAAATATGAGACGGGTCCGCTCAGCGCCAATATCTGGGCTCCCGAGCTCCACTACATCGATGGTAAATGGTATATTTATTTCGCTGCTGCCCGGACCACCGAGACGAAGGAAGGGCTGTTCGATCACCGTATGTTCGTGCTGGAGAATGAGTCGGCAAATCCGCTGGAAGGGGAGTGGGTGGAGAAAGGGCAGATGAAAACGGCCTGGGAATCCTTTGCCCTGGATGCCACTTCATTCGAGCACAAGGGAGTGCGGTATTATGTATGGGCGCAGAAGGACCCTGAGATTGAGGGGAACTCCAACCTGTACATTTCGGCCATGGCTAACGGCTGGACGTTAACAGGTCCGCAGACGATGATCGCTACGCCGGAGTATCCGTGGGAAATTATCGGCTTCCGGGTGAATGAGGGCGCTGCGGTGCTGAAACGCAGCGGCAAGATCTTCATGAGCTTCTCGGCCAGCGCGACCGACTACAATTACTGCATGGGACTGCTTACCGCAGACGAGGACAGTGATCTGCTGGACGCCGCCTCCTGGATCAAACATCCTGAGCCGGTCTTCAAGACCAGTGAGGAGAACGGGCAATACGGCCCGGGGCATAACAGCTTCACAGTGGATGAGAACGGTGAGGATGTGCTGATCTACCATGCCCGCAATTATAAGGAGATTACAGGAGACCCGCTGTACGATCCGAACCGCCACACCCGGGCCCAGCGCCTGCATTGGAATGAAGACGGCACACCGGATTTCGGCGTGCCGGTGAAGGACGGCGGGAAGTAA
- a CDS encoding AraC family transcriptional regulator codes for MTAFELIVDKPVNLEITGKFVAPSAEWIHLSRILQDYELIVMTEGVLYLAGDNKQFTVSKGEYLLLPPLTKQYGYKSSECSFYWLHFHSTSGIQVTDLSSRTYDKEDNRILLPQYGTLRSLEKIIVMMKQLQDSVRGYNQTTLNNYMTTVILCELYNQTCDTDADPLKKTKQEQLYNDIVDYIKWSRSEHIKVSQIAAYFGYNEKYLSHLFTVISGISLKQYILQQKMELAKFLLADTNQNVSEVSLQLGYKDCHNFMKSFKKIVGLTPTDFRNAYAKRLLFYE; via the coding sequence ATGACTGCCTTCGAGCTGATTGTGGATAAACCAGTGAATCTGGAGATTACCGGCAAGTTTGTCGCCCCCTCTGCAGAATGGATCCATCTGAGCAGGATTTTGCAGGATTATGAGCTTATCGTTATGACCGAAGGGGTGCTCTATCTGGCCGGTGACAACAAGCAATTCACGGTCTCCAAAGGAGAGTATCTGCTCCTCCCCCCGCTCACCAAGCAATACGGGTACAAGTCCTCTGAATGCAGTTTCTACTGGCTGCACTTTCATTCCACAAGCGGGATTCAGGTTACCGATCTCTCCTCCCGCACCTATGACAAGGAAGATAACCGGATTCTATTGCCCCAGTACGGAACCCTCCGGAGCCTGGAGAAAATTATCGTAATGATGAAGCAGCTGCAGGATTCGGTGCGGGGTTACAATCAGACTACACTCAACAACTACATGACTACTGTGATTCTGTGCGAGCTCTACAACCAGACCTGTGATACCGATGCTGATCCGCTCAAGAAAACAAAGCAGGAGCAGCTGTATAACGATATTGTGGACTACATCAAGTGGAGCCGCAGTGAACACATCAAGGTATCGCAAATCGCCGCCTACTTCGGCTACAATGAGAAATATCTCTCCCATCTGTTCACCGTTATCTCCGGGATCTCCCTGAAGCAATATATTCTGCAGCAGAAGATGGAGCTGGCGAAATTCCTGCTGGCCGATACCAACCAGAATGTCAGTGAAGTCTCGCTGCAGCTCGGCTATAAGGATTGCCATAATTTCATGAAATCGTTCAAAAAAATCGTCGGCCTCACCCCCACCGACTTCCGTAACGCTTATGCCAAACGGCTGCTCTTCTACGAATGA
- a CDS encoding carbohydrate ABC transporter permease yields MFKNFLYSQKVAPYVFVLPFVLVFLIFWVYPLLSSFGMSFQKVTLGQEAQWVGIDNYTKLMSDTIFFKAVRNSGVYMILTLLILIPFPMLFAVLINNKFMWGREFFKSSFFFPALTSVVVAGTIFRLMFGEMEGSLINSLLGLFGVEPVKFLKGQVTGFIALVALASWRWMGVNMLYFLSGLKNIPDDYYEAASIDGASAFQKFTRITMPLLKPTTIYVLTISIYAGLAMFIESMMLWNGNNSPKNIGLTIVGYLYRQGIEKNNLGYAAAVGIVLLLITMVINLTQLAFSGMFKKED; encoded by the coding sequence ATGTTTAAAAACTTTCTGTACTCGCAAAAGGTCGCTCCTTACGTGTTCGTGCTGCCCTTTGTGCTGGTGTTCCTCATTTTTTGGGTATATCCCCTGCTTAGCTCGTTCGGTATGAGTTTTCAAAAGGTAACGCTCGGCCAGGAGGCGCAGTGGGTAGGAATCGACAACTATACGAAGCTGATGAGTGACACGATCTTCTTCAAAGCCGTCCGCAACAGCGGCGTATATATGATCCTGACCCTGCTTATTCTCATTCCTTTTCCAATGCTGTTCGCGGTCCTGATCAACAATAAATTTATGTGGGGACGGGAATTCTTCAAATCCTCCTTCTTCTTTCCGGCACTGACCTCGGTGGTTGTAGCCGGTACGATCTTCAGATTAATGTTCGGCGAAATGGAGGGGTCCTTGATCAACAGCCTTCTGGGCCTATTCGGCGTAGAGCCGGTTAAATTCCTGAAAGGGCAGGTCACAGGATTTATCGCCCTGGTCGCCTTGGCCAGCTGGAGATGGATGGGGGTCAATATGCTGTACTTCCTGTCCGGCCTGAAGAATATTCCGGATGATTATTATGAAGCGGCATCGATTGACGGAGCGTCAGCTTTTCAGAAATTCACCAGAATCACTATGCCTTTGTTGAAGCCTACAACCATATATGTACTGACGATCAGTATTTACGCCGGTCTGGCCATGTTCATTGAGAGCATGATGTTGTGGAACGGCAATAATTCCCCGAAGAATATAGGCCTCACCATTGTCGGGTATCTGTACCGCCAGGGAATTGAAAAGAACAATCTTGGATATGCGGCTGCGGTTGGCATTGTACTGCTCTTGATTACCATGGTGATCAACCTGACACAACTGGCCTTTAGCGGCATGTTTAAGAAGGAGGATTAG
- a CDS encoding ABC transporter permease yields MISKNLYEHPAQPRAHKKPTVLNTFKRDHQLWIMIFPAIVVIFIFNYIPMYGIQLAFRDYDFSKGLTGGAWRGLFYFRQFFDSYMFADLMKNTVAISLATVILSFPAPIILALLINQVRWKRAKKTLQTTVYLPHFISIVVMVGLLNVLLSPNSGVIGHILSSVGLGDVNLLGSTGTFVPVYVLSEIWQHCGWNSIIYLAALSTVDPQLYDSSKIDGASRWQTIKHVDIPALIPTIIILFVLSMGNVLSTGFEKVFLMQNALNLPVSEVIATYVYKIGIISNQFSYSAAIGLFNTVINFVFLYAMNMIARKSSDISLW; encoded by the coding sequence ATGATATCCAAGAATCTGTATGAGCATCCGGCTCAGCCAAGGGCGCATAAGAAGCCCACCGTACTGAATACCTTCAAGCGGGATCATCAGCTGTGGATTATGATTTTTCCGGCTATTGTCGTGATCTTTATCTTCAACTATATCCCGATGTACGGCATCCAGCTGGCGTTCCGTGATTATGATTTCAGCAAAGGACTGACCGGGGGCGCGTGGAGAGGGCTGTTCTATTTCCGGCAGTTTTTTGACAGCTATATGTTTGCCGATCTGATGAAAAACACGGTAGCGATCAGTCTCGCCACAGTGATTCTAAGCTTCCCTGCACCGATTATTCTGGCGCTGCTGATTAACCAGGTGCGCTGGAAGCGCGCCAAAAAAACGCTCCAGACGACCGTGTATCTGCCGCATTTTATCTCCATCGTCGTTATGGTGGGTCTGCTGAACGTACTGCTCTCCCCGAATTCGGGGGTAATCGGACATATTCTCAGCTCGGTCGGACTGGGTGATGTCAACCTGCTGGGCTCGACGGGGACGTTCGTTCCGGTCTATGTGCTCTCGGAGATCTGGCAGCATTGCGGGTGGAACAGCATCATCTATCTGGCCGCACTGTCTACTGTGGACCCGCAGCTCTATGACTCCTCCAAAATCGACGGGGCCAGCCGCTGGCAGACGATCAAGCATGTCGATATCCCGGCGCTGATTCCGACCATTATCATTCTGTTCGTGCTCAGTATGGGGAATGTGCTCAGCACAGGCTTCGAGAAGGTATTCCTGATGCAGAATGCCCTGAACCTTCCGGTCTCCGAGGTCATCGCGACCTATGTCTACAAAATCGGGATTATCAGCAACCAGTTCAGCTATTCCGCCGCCATCGGGCTGTTTAATACCGTGATCAACTTTGTGTTCCTGTACGCGATGAATATGATTGCCCGCAAGTCCTCGGATATCAGCCTGTGGTAG
- a CDS encoding carbohydrate ABC transporter permease has protein sequence MKKETAVKIILFAFFTVVCLLILIPFYAVTIASFKPGEDLIRYGLNLKFDLSVMNFDNFVYLFTGDHAYFTWFFNSVLLTLVQVTLTLLVSATVAYGFSAYEFRGKNFLFICVLLIMMVPFEILLLPLYTLTNNMGLMNSYSAIILPGIAGAATIFFFRQYLSGIPKEIIAAGRVDGASEYGIYLRLILPIMKPSFAAMAILNGMNSWNNFLWPFMVLSSEHKYTLPIGLKTLLTPYGNNYDLLIVGSFFSILPILALFLAFQKYFIDGMTAGAVKG, from the coding sequence ATGAAAAAAGAAACTGCAGTCAAAATCATCCTCTTTGCCTTCTTTACGGTGGTATGCCTCCTGATCCTGATACCCTTCTATGCGGTGACGATTGCCTCCTTCAAGCCTGGTGAAGATTTGATCAGATATGGGCTGAATCTGAAGTTCGACCTTTCGGTAATGAATTTCGATAACTTCGTGTACCTGTTTACAGGCGATCATGCCTACTTTACATGGTTCTTTAATTCGGTGCTGCTTACGCTGGTGCAGGTAACGTTGACCTTGCTGGTAAGCGCCACAGTGGCTTATGGTTTCTCGGCATATGAATTCAGAGGGAAGAACTTCCTTTTTATATGTGTGCTTCTTATCATGATGGTTCCGTTTGAGATTCTGCTGCTGCCTCTGTATACCTTGACCAATAATATGGGGCTGATGAACAGCTACTCCGCAATTATTCTGCCGGGGATAGCCGGTGCAGCGACGATATTCTTCTTCAGACAATATTTAAGCGGAATTCCCAAGGAAATTATCGCGGCCGGCAGAGTCGACGGGGCCAGTGAATACGGGATTTATCTGCGCCTGATCCTGCCTATCATGAAGCCTTCTTTCGCCGCGATGGCGATTCTGAACGGTATGAACAGCTGGAACAACTTCCTCTGGCCGTTCATGGTGCTTAGCAGCGAGCACAAATATACCCTGCCAATCGGACTCAAGACACTCCTGACTCCGTACGGCAACAACTATGATCTGCTTATTGTCGGCTCGTTCTTCTCCATTCTGCCGATTCTGGCCTTATTCCTGGCCTTCCAAAAGTATTTCATCGACGGGATGACCGCCGGAGCGGTAAAAGGGTAA